In one Perca fluviatilis chromosome 7, GENO_Pfluv_1.0, whole genome shotgun sequence genomic region, the following are encoded:
- the thrap3a gene encoding thyroid hormone receptor-associated protein 3 isoform X1, giving the protein MSRSTKSASRSRSRSRSRSKTRSKTRSTSRSRSRSRSRSRKRHYRSRSRTRSRSHSPSHNREKKYPRGYQNAREFRGYHRGFRRPYNFRGRGRGYFQRGRYQRGGGGGGYNNNNNNYFRPNWKNYKQYPQQQQQQQQQNHSRGRSHNFQQRSGSPTRGHSHHSDRSLSPLSRHSQHSSSSSHSSPKCRPASLLTNQNSKDVKEELSASKEIQKGGGGDTEPVELVGVLAGDAKEGAGSGKTEGNWQGVTDCSSSPKRTSPLASAAVSVGHNSQTTNQSSPSPKVTNEISNGAPSWKMVCSSSKTKKPSHEGLNPMLSSFDFFSNEEYLDGDKTAISIAFRQFLEEQNKKSKAWGNGKNTEANDVDMEQGKANGKASANIPDSVSRKHKEDNDGEVSLNSFLKASPFLSADREEEEELIIRPHSKPLHKDWRNGDESSKLKIKVSHSARELFDECFGKWQNVAHSQVANSDVDATAEDIYFSRKRDKAAAISAALAKRELAGKFEDLSSDVGGKARKMGKSPSIPSPTPPPWRYSDKELRGEDSPFMASRKQEAKLNVRMDFLGDSLMSSSDILAEERQLSQDLVQSSKKDQEFRSIFQHVQAAPLQRSPSELFAQHIVTIVHHIKAQHFPSSEMTLNERFTMYQRRAAEKDMMKTRKSPEIHRRIDVSPRAFKKHSQLFEAMKSSEDGTYKDGGEKSKGDPMDLRLDIERRKKYSLHDSGYNQDRGQDVGDSPDSSRERSVEKSSKCRETSKKSKKKRSRSSSSSSSSSSKSQKEDLPHSKSDPKDKGFNRARLGQTESLGPVEGEKPRGGFQVRIRGRSWNRGNYQGNSSHGTNPTANMAVQPKNEDWDPEYTPKSRKYYLHDDREREAECKWLDNRGRGRGSFSRGRPRFIIRKATGGPNTNSPKWAHDKFHINREQDNAQEEEIEPDHKEGEIEGANT; this is encoded by the exons ATGTCCAGATCCACAAAATCAGCCTCGAGGTCTCGGAGCCGCTCAAGGTCCCGGTCAAAAACCCGGTCAAAGACCCGCTCCACCTCTCGCTCCAGAAGTCGCTCCCGATCCCGGTCCAGGAAACGCCACTACCG CTCTAGGTCTAGGACACGGTCAAGATCTCATTCTCCATCTCATAACCGGGAGAAGAAATATCCGAGGGGATACCAGAACGCTCGTGAGTTCCGGGGCTACCACCGCGGCTTCCGGAGGCCGTACAACTTCAGGGGCCGAGGGCGGGGCTACTTTCAACGTGGACGCTACCAgcgtggtggtgggggtggtggctataacaataacaataacaactaCTTCCGCCCCAACTGGAAGAATTACAAGCAGTACcctcaacaacaacagcagcagcagcagcaaaaccATTCACGAGGACGCTCCCACAACTTCCAGCAGCGCTCAGGAAGCCCCACTCGTGGTCACTCTCACCACTCTGACCGATCCTTGTCGCCATTATCCAGACACTCGCAgcattcttcctcttcctcacacTCCTCTCCCAAATGCAGGCCAGCCTCGTTGCTGACGAACCAAAACTCCAAAGATGTGAAAGAGGAGCTCTCGGCCTCCAAGGAGATCCaaaagggaggagggggagataCGGAGCCAGTGGAGCTTGTCGGAGTGTTGGCGGGAGATGCTAAAGAAGGCGCAGGAAGTGGGAAAACTGAGGGGAACTGGCAGGGCGTAACAGACTGCAGCAGCAGTCCAAAGAGAACGAGTCCTTTGGCAAGCGCTGCTGTTAGTGTTGGCCACAACAGCCAAACTACTAACCAGTCTAGTCCTTCCCCTAAAGTCACAAATGAAATCAGCAATGGCGCCCCCTCCTGGAAGATGGTGTGTAGTTCatccaaaacaaaaaagcccTCACATGAAGGTCTAAATCCAATGCTTTCCAGCTTTGACTTCTTCTCCAATGAGGAATACCTGGATGGAGATAAAACTGCAATCTCCATTGCCTTCAGACA GTTTTTGGAGGAGCAAAATAAGAAATCTAAAGCTTGGGGAAATGGCAAGAACACAGAAGCAAATGATGTGGATATGGAACAGGGGAAAGCGAATGGCAAAGCATCCGCGAATATCCCTGACTCGGTGTCAAGAAAGCACAAAGAGGACAATGATGGGGAAGTGTCTCTGAACAGCTTTTTGAAAGCTTCTCCTTTTCTGTCTGcggacagggaggaagaggaggagttgATAATCAGGCCTCATTCAAAGCCACTTCACAAAGACTGGCGCAATGGGGACGAGTCCTCTAAGCTAAAGATCAAGGTATCTCACTCAGCCCGGGAACTGTTTGACGAATGCTTTGGCAAATGGCAGAATGTGGCCCATTCACAGGTAGCTAACAGTGACGTTGACGCCACGGCAGAGGACATATATTTCAGTCGAAAGCGGGATAAAGCAGCGGCGATTTCTGCTGCCCTCGCCAAGAGGGAGTTGGCAGGAAAGTTTGAGGACCTGTCCTCAGACGTGGGTGGTAAAGCCAGGAAGATGGGAAAATCTCCCTCCATCCCATCTCCTACACCCCCACCATGGAGGTACTCTGACAAGGAGCTCAGGGGAGAGGACTCGCCTTTCATGGCCTCCAGAAAACAGGAAGCAAAATTAAATGTCAGAATGGATTTCCTTGGAGATAGCCTGATGAG ctCTTCTGATATTTTAGCTGAGGAGCGACAGTTGTCTCAGGATCTTGTGCAGTCCTCAAAAAAGGATCAGGAGTTTCGCTCCATCTTTCAACATGTTCAGGCTGCTCCGTTACAGAGGAGTCCCTCTGAGCTGTTTGCTCAACACATTGTCACCATCGTTCACCACATTAAAG CTCAGCACTTTCCATCCTCTGAAATGACTCTAAACGAGCGATTCACCATGTACCAAAGACGAGCTGCAGAGAAGGATATGATGAAAACCAGAAAAAGCCCAGAAATACACAG GAGAATTGATGTTTCACCAAGAGCTTTTAAGAAACACTCTCAACTTTTTGAGGCGATGAAAAGCTCGGAAGATGGCACTTACAAG GACGGCGGGGAAAAATCGAAAGGTGACCCGATGGACCTTCGTTTGGATATTGAACGCCGTAAAAAATATTCCCTCCACGACAGTGGTTACAATCAGGATCGGGGACAAGATGTGGGAGATTCCCCAGATTCTAGTAGAGAGAGATCTGTGGAAAAGTCCTCTAAATGCCGCGAGACATCCAA GAAAAGTAAGAAGAAGCGCTCTCGCTCAAGTTCGTCCTCATCTTCCTCGTCCTCTAAGTCCCAAAAAGAAGATTTGCCCCACAGCAAGTCTGACCCCAAAGATAAAGGCTTTAACAGGGCAAGACTGGGTCAAACAGAGTCACTAGGACCAGTTGAAGGAGAAAAGCCACGTGGAGGATTT CAAGTCCGTATTCGTGGAAGGAGCTGGAACAGAGGCAATTATCAGGGAAATTCTTCACATGGTACCAACCCCACGGCAAACATGGCAGTACAGCCAAAAAATGAAGACTGGGACCCAGAGTACACTCCCAAGAGCAGGAAATACTACTTG CACGATGACAGAGAACGGGAGGCAGAGTGCAAGTGGTTGGACAACCGAGGGCGAGGACGGGGAAGCTTCTCACGTGGAAGGCCACGATTCATCATCCGCAAAGCCACTGGGGGCCCCAACACCAATAGCCCCAAATGGGCCCATGACAAGTTCCACATCAACAGGGAGCAAGATAATGCACAGGAAGAGGAGATAGAACCGGACCATAAAGAAGGGGAAATCGAGGGAGCGAATACTTGA
- the thrap3a gene encoding thyroid hormone receptor-associated protein 3 isoform X2: protein MQKHTCSRSRTRSRSHSPSHNREKKYPRGYQNAREFRGYHRGFRRPYNFRGRGRGYFQRGRYQRGGGGGGYNNNNNNYFRPNWKNYKQYPQQQQQQQQQNHSRGRSHNFQQRSGSPTRGHSHHSDRSLSPLSRHSQHSSSSSHSSPKCRPASLLTNQNSKDVKEELSASKEIQKGGGGDTEPVELVGVLAGDAKEGAGSGKTEGNWQGVTDCSSSPKRTSPLASAAVSVGHNSQTTNQSSPSPKVTNEISNGAPSWKMVCSSSKTKKPSHEGLNPMLSSFDFFSNEEYLDGDKTAISIAFRQFLEEQNKKSKAWGNGKNTEANDVDMEQGKANGKASANIPDSVSRKHKEDNDGEVSLNSFLKASPFLSADREEEEELIIRPHSKPLHKDWRNGDESSKLKIKVSHSARELFDECFGKWQNVAHSQVANSDVDATAEDIYFSRKRDKAAAISAALAKRELAGKFEDLSSDVGGKARKMGKSPSIPSPTPPPWRYSDKELRGEDSPFMASRKQEAKLNVRMDFLGDSLMSSSDILAEERQLSQDLVQSSKKDQEFRSIFQHVQAAPLQRSPSELFAQHIVTIVHHIKAQHFPSSEMTLNERFTMYQRRAAEKDMMKTRKSPEIHRRIDVSPRAFKKHSQLFEAMKSSEDGTYKDGGEKSKGDPMDLRLDIERRKKYSLHDSGYNQDRGQDVGDSPDSSRERSVEKSSKCRETSKKSKKKRSRSSSSSSSSSSKSQKEDLPHSKSDPKDKGFNRARLGQTESLGPVEGEKPRGGFQVRIRGRSWNRGNYQGNSSHGTNPTANMAVQPKNEDWDPEYTPKSRKYYLHDDREREAECKWLDNRGRGRGSFSRGRPRFIIRKATGGPNTNSPKWAHDKFHINREQDNAQEEEIEPDHKEGEIEGANT, encoded by the exons ATGCAAAAACACACTTG CTCTAGGTCTAGGACACGGTCAAGATCTCATTCTCCATCTCATAACCGGGAGAAGAAATATCCGAGGGGATACCAGAACGCTCGTGAGTTCCGGGGCTACCACCGCGGCTTCCGGAGGCCGTACAACTTCAGGGGCCGAGGGCGGGGCTACTTTCAACGTGGACGCTACCAgcgtggtggtgggggtggtggctataacaataacaataacaactaCTTCCGCCCCAACTGGAAGAATTACAAGCAGTACcctcaacaacaacagcagcagcagcagcaaaaccATTCACGAGGACGCTCCCACAACTTCCAGCAGCGCTCAGGAAGCCCCACTCGTGGTCACTCTCACCACTCTGACCGATCCTTGTCGCCATTATCCAGACACTCGCAgcattcttcctcttcctcacacTCCTCTCCCAAATGCAGGCCAGCCTCGTTGCTGACGAACCAAAACTCCAAAGATGTGAAAGAGGAGCTCTCGGCCTCCAAGGAGATCCaaaagggaggagggggagataCGGAGCCAGTGGAGCTTGTCGGAGTGTTGGCGGGAGATGCTAAAGAAGGCGCAGGAAGTGGGAAAACTGAGGGGAACTGGCAGGGCGTAACAGACTGCAGCAGCAGTCCAAAGAGAACGAGTCCTTTGGCAAGCGCTGCTGTTAGTGTTGGCCACAACAGCCAAACTACTAACCAGTCTAGTCCTTCCCCTAAAGTCACAAATGAAATCAGCAATGGCGCCCCCTCCTGGAAGATGGTGTGTAGTTCatccaaaacaaaaaagcccTCACATGAAGGTCTAAATCCAATGCTTTCCAGCTTTGACTTCTTCTCCAATGAGGAATACCTGGATGGAGATAAAACTGCAATCTCCATTGCCTTCAGACA GTTTTTGGAGGAGCAAAATAAGAAATCTAAAGCTTGGGGAAATGGCAAGAACACAGAAGCAAATGATGTGGATATGGAACAGGGGAAAGCGAATGGCAAAGCATCCGCGAATATCCCTGACTCGGTGTCAAGAAAGCACAAAGAGGACAATGATGGGGAAGTGTCTCTGAACAGCTTTTTGAAAGCTTCTCCTTTTCTGTCTGcggacagggaggaagaggaggagttgATAATCAGGCCTCATTCAAAGCCACTTCACAAAGACTGGCGCAATGGGGACGAGTCCTCTAAGCTAAAGATCAAGGTATCTCACTCAGCCCGGGAACTGTTTGACGAATGCTTTGGCAAATGGCAGAATGTGGCCCATTCACAGGTAGCTAACAGTGACGTTGACGCCACGGCAGAGGACATATATTTCAGTCGAAAGCGGGATAAAGCAGCGGCGATTTCTGCTGCCCTCGCCAAGAGGGAGTTGGCAGGAAAGTTTGAGGACCTGTCCTCAGACGTGGGTGGTAAAGCCAGGAAGATGGGAAAATCTCCCTCCATCCCATCTCCTACACCCCCACCATGGAGGTACTCTGACAAGGAGCTCAGGGGAGAGGACTCGCCTTTCATGGCCTCCAGAAAACAGGAAGCAAAATTAAATGTCAGAATGGATTTCCTTGGAGATAGCCTGATGAG ctCTTCTGATATTTTAGCTGAGGAGCGACAGTTGTCTCAGGATCTTGTGCAGTCCTCAAAAAAGGATCAGGAGTTTCGCTCCATCTTTCAACATGTTCAGGCTGCTCCGTTACAGAGGAGTCCCTCTGAGCTGTTTGCTCAACACATTGTCACCATCGTTCACCACATTAAAG CTCAGCACTTTCCATCCTCTGAAATGACTCTAAACGAGCGATTCACCATGTACCAAAGACGAGCTGCAGAGAAGGATATGATGAAAACCAGAAAAAGCCCAGAAATACACAG GAGAATTGATGTTTCACCAAGAGCTTTTAAGAAACACTCTCAACTTTTTGAGGCGATGAAAAGCTCGGAAGATGGCACTTACAAG GACGGCGGGGAAAAATCGAAAGGTGACCCGATGGACCTTCGTTTGGATATTGAACGCCGTAAAAAATATTCCCTCCACGACAGTGGTTACAATCAGGATCGGGGACAAGATGTGGGAGATTCCCCAGATTCTAGTAGAGAGAGATCTGTGGAAAAGTCCTCTAAATGCCGCGAGACATCCAA GAAAAGTAAGAAGAAGCGCTCTCGCTCAAGTTCGTCCTCATCTTCCTCGTCCTCTAAGTCCCAAAAAGAAGATTTGCCCCACAGCAAGTCTGACCCCAAAGATAAAGGCTTTAACAGGGCAAGACTGGGTCAAACAGAGTCACTAGGACCAGTTGAAGGAGAAAAGCCACGTGGAGGATTT CAAGTCCGTATTCGTGGAAGGAGCTGGAACAGAGGCAATTATCAGGGAAATTCTTCACATGGTACCAACCCCACGGCAAACATGGCAGTACAGCCAAAAAATGAAGACTGGGACCCAGAGTACACTCCCAAGAGCAGGAAATACTACTTG CACGATGACAGAGAACGGGAGGCAGAGTGCAAGTGGTTGGACAACCGAGGGCGAGGACGGGGAAGCTTCTCACGTGGAAGGCCACGATTCATCATCCGCAAAGCCACTGGGGGCCCCAACACCAATAGCCCCAAATGGGCCCATGACAAGTTCCACATCAACAGGGAGCAAGATAATGCACAGGAAGAGGAGATAGAACCGGACCATAAAGAAGGGGAAATCGAGGGAGCGAATACTTGA